A genomic stretch from Gorilla gorilla gorilla isolate KB3781 chromosome 20, NHGRI_mGorGor1-v2.1_pri, whole genome shotgun sequence includes:
- the LTBP4 gene encoding latent-transforming growth factor beta-binding protein 4 isoform X10, whose product MAGGVRLLWVSLLVLLAQLGPQPGLGRLGERLRVRFTPVVCGLRCVHGPTGSRCTPTCAPRNATSVDSGAPGGAAPGGPGFRAFLCPLICHNGGVCVKPDRCLCPPDFAGKFCQLHSSGARPPAPAIPGLTRSVYTMPLANHRDDEHGVASMVSVHVEHPQEASVVVHQVERVSGPWEEADAEAVARAEAAARAEAAAPYTVLAQSAPREDGYSDASGFGYCFRELRGGECASPLPGLRTQEVCCRGAGLAWGVHDCQLCSERLGNSERVSAPDGPCPTGFERVNGSCEDVDECATGGRCQHGECANTRGGYTCVCPDGFLLDSSRSSCISQHVISEAKGPCFRVLRDGGCSLPILRNITKQICCCSRVGKAWGRGCQLCPPFGSEGFREICPAGPGYHYSASDLRYNTRPLGQEPPRVSLSQPRTLPATSRPSAGFLPTHRLEPRPEPRPDPRPGPELPLPSIPAWTGPEIPESGPSSGMCQRNPQVCGPGRCISRPSGYTCACDSGFRLSPQGTRCIDVDECRRVPPPCAPGRCENSPGSFRCVCGPGFRAGPRAAECLDVDECHRVPPPCDLGRCENTPGSFLCVCPAGYQAAPHGASCQDVDECTQSPGLCGRGACKNLPGSFRCVCPAGFRGSACEEDVDECAQEPPPCGPGRCDNTAGSFHCACPAGFRSRGPGAPCQDVDECARSPPPCTYGRCENTEGSFQCVCPMGFQPNAAGSECEDVDECENHLACPGQECVNSPGSFQCRACPSGHHLHRGRCTDVDECSSGAPPCGPHGHCTNTEGSFRCSCAPGYRAPSGRPGPCADVNECLEGDFCFPHGECLNTDGSFACTCAPGYRPGPRGASCLDVDECSEEDLCQSGICTNTDGSFECICPPGHRAGPDLASCLDVDECRERGPALCGSQRCENSPGSYRCVRDCDPGYHAGPEGTCDDVDECQEYGPEICGAQRCENTPGSYRCTPACDPGYQPTPGGGCQDVNECETLQGVCGAALCENVEGSFLCVCPNSPEEFDPMTGRCVPPRTSAGTFPGSQPQAPASPVLPARPPPPPLPRRPSTPRQGPVGSGRRECYFDTAAPDACDNILARNVTWQECCCTVGEGWGSGCRIQQCPGTETAEYQSLCPHGRGYLAPSGDLSLRRDVDECQLFRDQVCKSGVCVNTAPGYSCYCSNGYYYHTQRLECIDNDECADEEPACEGGRCVNTVGSYHCTCEPPLVLDGSQRRCVSNESQSLDDNLGVCWQEVGADLVCSHPRLDRQATYTECCCLYGEAWGMDCALCPAQDSDDFEALCNVLRPPAYSPPRPGGFGLPYEYGPDLGPPYQGLPYGPELYPPPALPYDPYPPPPGPFARREAPYGAPRFDMPDFEDDGGPYGESEAPAPPGPGTRWPYRSRDTRRSFPEPEEPPEGGSYAGSLAEPYEELEAEECGILDGCTNGRCVRVPEGFTCRCFDGYRLDMTRMACVDINECDEAEAASPLCVNARCLNTDGSFRCICRPGFAPTHQPHHCAPARPRA is encoded by the exons ATGGCGGGCGGCGTGCGGCTGCTCTGGGTGTCGCTATTGGTGCTGCTGGCGCAGCTAGGGCCGCAGCCTGGACTAGGCCGGCTCGGAGAGCGTCTCCGCGTGCGCTTCACCCCGGTCGTGTGCGGCCTGCGCTGCGTCCATGGGCCGACCGGCTCCCGCTGTACCCCGACCTGCGCGCCCCGCAACGCCACCAGCGTGGACAGCGGCGCTCCCGGCGGGGCGGCCCCGGGGGGACCCGGCTTCCGCGCCT TCCTGTGTCCCTTGATCTGTCACAATGGCGGTGTGTGCGTGAAGCCTGACCGCTGCCTCTGTCCCCCGGACTTCGCTGGCAAGTTCTGCCAGTTGCACTCCTCGGGCGCCCGGCCCCCGGCCCCGGCTATACCAGGCCTCACCCGCTCCGTGTACACTATGCCACTGGCCAACCACCGCGACGACGAGCACG GCGTGGCATCTATGGTGAGCGTCCACGTGGAGCACCCGCAGGAGGCGTCGGTGGTGGTGCACCAGGTGGAGCGTGTGTCTGGCCCTTGGGAGGAGGCGGACGCTGAGGCGGTGGCGCGGGCGGAAGCGGCGGCGCGGGCGGAGGCGGCAGCGCCCTACACGGTGTTGGCACAGAGCGCGCCGCGGGAGGACGGCTACTCAGATGCCTCGGGCTTCGGTTACTGCTTTCGGGAGCTGCGCGGAGGCGAA TGCGCGTCCCCGCTGCCCGGGCTCCGGACGCAGGAGGTCTGCTGCCGAGGGGCCGGCTTGGCCTGGGGCGTTCACGACTGTCAGCTGTGCTCCGAGCGCCTGG GGAACTCCGAAAGAGTGAGCGCCCCAGATGGACCTTGTCCAACCGGCTTTGAAAGAGTTAATGGGTCCTGCGAAG ATGTGGATGAGTGCGCGACTGGCGGGCGCTGCCAGCACGGCGAGTGTGCAAACACGCGCGGCGGGTACACGTGTGTGTGCCCCGACGGCTTTCTGCTCGACTCGTCCCGCAGCAGCTGCATCT CCCAACACGTGATCTCAGAGGCCAAAGGGCCCTGCTTCCGCGTGCTCCGCGACGGCGGCTGTTCGCTGCCCATTCTGCGGAACATCACTAAACAGATCTGCTGCTGCAGCCGCGTAGGCAAGGCCTGGGGCCGGGGCTGCCAGCTCTGCCCACCCTTCGGCTCAG AGGGTTTCCGGGAGATCTGCCCGGCTGGCCCTGGTTACCACTACTCGGCCTCCGACCTCCGCTACAACACCAGACCTCTGGGCCAGGAGCCACCCCGAGTGTCACTCAGCCAGCCTCGTACCCTGCCAGCCACCTCTCGGCCATCTGCAG GCTTTCTGCCCACCCATCGCCTGGAGCCCCGGCCTGAACCCCGGCCCGATCCCCGGCCCGGCCCTGAGCTTCCCTTGCCCAGCATCCCTGCCTGGACTGGTCCTGAGATTCCTGAATCAG GTCCCTCCTCCGGCATGTGTCAGCGCAACCCCCAGGTCTGCGGCCCAGGACGCTGCATTTCCCGGCCCAGCGGCTACACCTGCGCTTGCGACTCTGGCTTCCGGCTCAGCCCCCAGGGCACCCGATGCATTG ATGTGGACGAATGTCGCCGCGTGCCCCCGCCCTGTGCTCCCGGGCGCTGCGAGAACTCACCAGGCAGCTTCCGCTGCGTGTGCGGCCCGGGCTTCCGAGCCGGCCCACGGGCTGCGGAATGCCTGG ATGTGGACGAGTGCCACCGCGTGCCGCCGCCGTGTGACCTCGGGCGCTGCGAGAACACGCCAGGCAGCTTCCTGTGCGTGTGCCCCGCCGGGTACCAGGCTGCACCGCACGGAGCCAGCTGCCAGG ATGTGGATGAATGCACCCAGAGCCCAGGCCTGTGTGGCCGAGGGGCCTGCAAGAACCTGCCTGGCTCTTTCCGCTGTGTTTGCCCGGCTGGCTTCCGGGGCTCGGCGTGTGAAGAGGATGTGGATGAGTGTGCCCAGGAGCCACCGCCCTGCGGGCCCGGCCGCTGTGACAACACGGCAGGCTCCTTTCACTGTGCCTGCCCTGCTGGCTTCCGCTCCCGAGGGCCCGGGGCCCCCTGCCAAG ATGTGGATGAGTGTGCCCGAAGCCCCCCACCCTGCACCTATGGCCGGTGTGAGAACACAGAAGGCAGCTTCCAGTGTGTCTGCCCCATGGGCTTCCAACCCAACGCTGCTGGCTCCGAGTGCGAGG ATGTGGATGAGTGTGAGAACCACCTCGCATGCCCTGGGCAGGAGTGTGTGAACTCGCCCGGCTCCTTCCAGTGCAGGGCCTGTCCTTCTGGCCACCACCTGCACCGTGGCAGATGCACTG atGTGGACGAATGCAGTTCGGGTGCCCCTCCCTGTGGTCCCCACGGCCACTGCACTAACACCGAAGGCTCCTTCCGCTGCAGCTGCGCGCCAGGCTACCGGGCGCCGTCGGGTCGGCCCGGGCCCTGCGCAG ACGTGAACGAGTGCCTGGAGGGCGATTTCTGCTTCCCTCACGGCGAGTGCCTCAACACTGACGGCTCCTTTGCCTGTACTTGTGCCCCTGGCTACCGACCCGGACCCCGCGGAGCCTCTTGCCTCG ACGTTGACGAGTGCAGCGAGGAGGACCTTTGCCAGAGCGGCATCTGTACCAACACCGACGGCTCCTTCGAGTGCATCTGTCCTCCGGGACACCGCGCCGGCCCGGACCTCGCCTCCTGCCTCG ACGTGGACGAATGTCGCGAGCGAGGCCCAGCCCTGTGCGGGTCGCAGCGCTGTGAGAACTCTCCCGGCTCCTACCGCTGTGTCCGGGACTGCGATCCTGGGTACCACGCGGGCCCCGAGGGCACCTGTGACG ATGTGGATGAGTGCCAAGAATATGGTCCCGAGATTTGTGGAGCCCAGCGTTGTGAGAACACCCCTGGCTCCTACCGCTGCACACCGGCCTGTGACCCTGGCTATCAGCCCACGCCAGGGGGCGGATGCCAGG ATGTGAACGAGTGTGAAACACTACAGGGTGTATGTGGAGCTGCCCTGTGTGAAAATGTCGAAGGCTCCTTCCTCTGTGTCTGCCCCAACAGCCCGGAGGAGTTTGACCCCATGACTGGACGCTGTGTTCCCCCACGAACTTCTGCTG GCACGTTCCCAGGCTCGCAGCCCCAGGCACCTGCTAGCCCTGTTCTGCCCGCCAGGCCACCTCCGCCACCCCTGCCCCGCCGACCCAGCACACCTAGGCAGGGCCCTGTGGGGAGCGGGCGCCGGGAGTGCTACTTTGACACAGCGGCCCCGGATGCATGTGACAACATCCTGGCTCGGAATGTGACGTGGCAGGAGTGCTGCTGTACTGTGGGTGAGGGCTGGGGCAGCGGCTGCCGCATCCAGCAGTGCCCGGGCACCGAGACAG CTGAGTACCAGTCATTGTGCCCTCACGGCCGGGGCTACCTGGCGCCCAGTGGAGACCTGAGCCTCCGGAGAG ACGTGGACGAATGTCAGCTCTTCCGAGACCAGGTGTGCAAGAGTGGCGTGTGCGTGAACACGGCCCCGGGCTACTCATGCTATTGCAGCAACGGCTACTACTACCACACACAGCGGCTGGAGTGCATCG ATAACGACGAGTGCGCCGATGAGGAACCGGCCTGTGAGGGCGGCCGCTGTGTCAACACTGTGGGCTCTTATCACTGTACCTGCGAGCCCCCACTGGTGCTGGATGGCTCGCAGCGCCGCTGCGTCTCCAACGAGAGCCAGAGCCTCG ATGACAATCTGGGAGTGTGCTGGCAGGAAGTGGGGGCTGACCTCGTGTGCAGCCACCCTCGGCTGGACCGTCAGGCCACCTACACAGAGTGCTGCTGCCTGTATGGAGAGGCCTGGGGCATGGACTGCGCCCTCTGCCCTGCGCAGGACTCAG ATGACTTCGAGGCCCTGTGCAATGTGCTACGCCCCCCCGCATATAGCCCCCCGCGACCAGGTGGCTTTGGACTCCCCTACGAGTACGGCCCAGACTTAGGTCCACCTTACCAGGGCCTCCCGTATGGGCCTGAGTTGTACCCACCACCTGCGCTACCCTACGACCCCTACCCACCGCCACCTGGGCCCTTCGCCCGCCGGGAGGCTCCTTACGGGGCACCCCGCTTCGACATGCCAGACTTTGAGGACGATGGTGGCCCCTATGGCGAATCTGAGGCTCCTGCGCCACCTGGCCCGGGCACCCGCTGGCCCTATCGGTCCCGGGACACCCGCCGCTCCTTCCCAGAGCCCGAGGAGCCTCCTGAAGGTGGAAGCTATGCTG GTTCCCTGGCTGAGCCCTACGAGGAGCTGGAGGCGGAGGAGTGCGGGATCCTGGACGGCTGCACCAACGGCCGCTGCGTGCGCGTCCCCGAAGGCTTCACCTGCCGTTGCTTCGACGGCTACCGCCTGGACATGACCCGCATGGCCTGCGTTG ACATCAACGAGTGTGATGAGGCCGAGGCTGCCTCCCCGCTGTGCGTCAACGCGCGCTGCCTCAACACGGATGGCTCCTTCCGCTGCATCTGCCGCCCGGGATTCGCACCCACGCACCAGCCGCACCACTGTGCGCCCGCACGGCCCCGGGCCTGA
- the LTBP4 gene encoding latent-transforming growth factor beta-binding protein 4 isoform X14: MAGGVRLLWVSLLVLLAQLGPQPGLGRLGERLRVRFTPVVCGLRCVHGPTGSRCTPTCAPRNATSVDSGAPGGAAPGGPGFRAFLCPLICHNGGVCVKPDRCLCPPDFAGKFCQLHSSGARPPAPAIPGLTRSVYTMPLANHRDDEHGVASMVSVHVEHPQEASVVVHQVERVSGPWEEADAEAVARAEAAARAEAAAPYTVLAQSAPREDGYSDASGFGYCFRELRGGECASPLPGLRTQEVCCRGAGLAWGVHDCQLCSERLGNSERVSAPDGPCPTGFERVNGSCEDVDECATGGRCQHGECANTRGGYTCVCPDGFLLDSSRSSCISQHVISEAKGPCFRVLRDGGCSLPILRNITKQICCCSRVGKAWGRGCQLCPPFGSEGFREICPAGPGYHYSASDLRYNTRPLGQEPPRVSLSQPRTLPATSRPSAGFLPTHRLEPRPEPRPDPRPGPELPLPSIPAWTGPEIPESGPSSGMCQRNPQVCGPGRCISRPSGYTCACDSGFRLSPQGTRCIDVDECRRVPPPCAPGRCENSPGSFRCVCGPGFRAGPRAAECLDVDECHRVPPPCDLGRCENTPGSFLCVCPAGYQAAPHGASCQDVDECTQSPGLCGRGACKNLPGSFRCVCPAGFRGSACEEDVDECAQEPPPCGPGRCDNTAGSFHCACPAGFRSRGPGAPCQDVDECARSPPPCTYGRCENTEGSFQCVCPMGFQPNAAGSECEDVDECENHLACPGQECVNSPGSFQCRACPSGHHLHRGRCTDVDECSSGAPPCGPHGHCTNTEGSFRCSCAPGYRAPSGRPGPCADVNECLEGDFCFPHGECLNTDGSFACTCAPGYRPGPRGASCLDVDECSEEDLCQSGICTNTDGSFECICPPGHRAGPDLASCLDVDECRERGPALCGSQRCENSPGSYRCVRDCDPGYHAGPEGTCDDVNECETLQGVCGAALCENVEGSFLCVCPNSPEEFDPMTGRCVPPRTSAGTFPGSQPQAPASPVLPARPPPPPLPRRPSTPRQGPVGSGRRECYFDTAAPDACDNILARNVTWQECCCTVGEGWGSGCRIQQCPGTETAEYQSLCPHGRGYLAPSGDLSLRRDVDECQLFRDQVCKSGVCVNTAPGYSCYCSNGYYYHTQRLECIDNDECADEEPACEGGRCVNTVGSYHCTCEPPLVLDGSQRRCVSNESQSLDDNLGVCWQEVGADLVCSHPRLDRQATYTECCCLYGEAWGMDCALCPAQDSDDFEALCNVLRPPAYSPPRPGGFGLPYEYGPDLGPPYQGLPYGPELYPPPALPYDPYPPPPGPFARREAPYGAPRFDMPDFEDDGGPYGESEAPAPPGPGTRWPYRSRDTRRSFPEPEEPPEGGSYAGSLAEPYEELEAEECGILDGCTNGRCVRVPEGFTCRCFDGYRLDMTRMACVDINECDEAEAASPLCVNARCLNTDGSFRCICRPGFAPTHQPHHCAPARPRA, translated from the exons ATGGCGGGCGGCGTGCGGCTGCTCTGGGTGTCGCTATTGGTGCTGCTGGCGCAGCTAGGGCCGCAGCCTGGACTAGGCCGGCTCGGAGAGCGTCTCCGCGTGCGCTTCACCCCGGTCGTGTGCGGCCTGCGCTGCGTCCATGGGCCGACCGGCTCCCGCTGTACCCCGACCTGCGCGCCCCGCAACGCCACCAGCGTGGACAGCGGCGCTCCCGGCGGGGCGGCCCCGGGGGGACCCGGCTTCCGCGCCT TCCTGTGTCCCTTGATCTGTCACAATGGCGGTGTGTGCGTGAAGCCTGACCGCTGCCTCTGTCCCCCGGACTTCGCTGGCAAGTTCTGCCAGTTGCACTCCTCGGGCGCCCGGCCCCCGGCCCCGGCTATACCAGGCCTCACCCGCTCCGTGTACACTATGCCACTGGCCAACCACCGCGACGACGAGCACG GCGTGGCATCTATGGTGAGCGTCCACGTGGAGCACCCGCAGGAGGCGTCGGTGGTGGTGCACCAGGTGGAGCGTGTGTCTGGCCCTTGGGAGGAGGCGGACGCTGAGGCGGTGGCGCGGGCGGAAGCGGCGGCGCGGGCGGAGGCGGCAGCGCCCTACACGGTGTTGGCACAGAGCGCGCCGCGGGAGGACGGCTACTCAGATGCCTCGGGCTTCGGTTACTGCTTTCGGGAGCTGCGCGGAGGCGAA TGCGCGTCCCCGCTGCCCGGGCTCCGGACGCAGGAGGTCTGCTGCCGAGGGGCCGGCTTGGCCTGGGGCGTTCACGACTGTCAGCTGTGCTCCGAGCGCCTGG GGAACTCCGAAAGAGTGAGCGCCCCAGATGGACCTTGTCCAACCGGCTTTGAAAGAGTTAATGGGTCCTGCGAAG ATGTGGATGAGTGCGCGACTGGCGGGCGCTGCCAGCACGGCGAGTGTGCAAACACGCGCGGCGGGTACACGTGTGTGTGCCCCGACGGCTTTCTGCTCGACTCGTCCCGCAGCAGCTGCATCT CCCAACACGTGATCTCAGAGGCCAAAGGGCCCTGCTTCCGCGTGCTCCGCGACGGCGGCTGTTCGCTGCCCATTCTGCGGAACATCACTAAACAGATCTGCTGCTGCAGCCGCGTAGGCAAGGCCTGGGGCCGGGGCTGCCAGCTCTGCCCACCCTTCGGCTCAG AGGGTTTCCGGGAGATCTGCCCGGCTGGCCCTGGTTACCACTACTCGGCCTCCGACCTCCGCTACAACACCAGACCTCTGGGCCAGGAGCCACCCCGAGTGTCACTCAGCCAGCCTCGTACCCTGCCAGCCACCTCTCGGCCATCTGCAG GCTTTCTGCCCACCCATCGCCTGGAGCCCCGGCCTGAACCCCGGCCCGATCCCCGGCCCGGCCCTGAGCTTCCCTTGCCCAGCATCCCTGCCTGGACTGGTCCTGAGATTCCTGAATCAG GTCCCTCCTCCGGCATGTGTCAGCGCAACCCCCAGGTCTGCGGCCCAGGACGCTGCATTTCCCGGCCCAGCGGCTACACCTGCGCTTGCGACTCTGGCTTCCGGCTCAGCCCCCAGGGCACCCGATGCATTG ATGTGGACGAATGTCGCCGCGTGCCCCCGCCCTGTGCTCCCGGGCGCTGCGAGAACTCACCAGGCAGCTTCCGCTGCGTGTGCGGCCCGGGCTTCCGAGCCGGCCCACGGGCTGCGGAATGCCTGG ATGTGGACGAGTGCCACCGCGTGCCGCCGCCGTGTGACCTCGGGCGCTGCGAGAACACGCCAGGCAGCTTCCTGTGCGTGTGCCCCGCCGGGTACCAGGCTGCACCGCACGGAGCCAGCTGCCAGG ATGTGGATGAATGCACCCAGAGCCCAGGCCTGTGTGGCCGAGGGGCCTGCAAGAACCTGCCTGGCTCTTTCCGCTGTGTTTGCCCGGCTGGCTTCCGGGGCTCGGCGTGTGAAGAGGATGTGGATGAGTGTGCCCAGGAGCCACCGCCCTGCGGGCCCGGCCGCTGTGACAACACGGCAGGCTCCTTTCACTGTGCCTGCCCTGCTGGCTTCCGCTCCCGAGGGCCCGGGGCCCCCTGCCAAG ATGTGGATGAGTGTGCCCGAAGCCCCCCACCCTGCACCTATGGCCGGTGTGAGAACACAGAAGGCAGCTTCCAGTGTGTCTGCCCCATGGGCTTCCAACCCAACGCTGCTGGCTCCGAGTGCGAGG ATGTGGATGAGTGTGAGAACCACCTCGCATGCCCTGGGCAGGAGTGTGTGAACTCGCCCGGCTCCTTCCAGTGCAGGGCCTGTCCTTCTGGCCACCACCTGCACCGTGGCAGATGCACTG atGTGGACGAATGCAGTTCGGGTGCCCCTCCCTGTGGTCCCCACGGCCACTGCACTAACACCGAAGGCTCCTTCCGCTGCAGCTGCGCGCCAGGCTACCGGGCGCCGTCGGGTCGGCCCGGGCCCTGCGCAG ACGTGAACGAGTGCCTGGAGGGCGATTTCTGCTTCCCTCACGGCGAGTGCCTCAACACTGACGGCTCCTTTGCCTGTACTTGTGCCCCTGGCTACCGACCCGGACCCCGCGGAGCCTCTTGCCTCG ACGTTGACGAGTGCAGCGAGGAGGACCTTTGCCAGAGCGGCATCTGTACCAACACCGACGGCTCCTTCGAGTGCATCTGTCCTCCGGGACACCGCGCCGGCCCGGACCTCGCCTCCTGCCTCG ACGTGGACGAATGTCGCGAGCGAGGCCCAGCCCTGTGCGGGTCGCAGCGCTGTGAGAACTCTCCCGGCTCCTACCGCTGTGTCCGGGACTGCGATCCTGGGTACCACGCGGGCCCCGAGGGCACCTGTGACG ATGTGAACGAGTGTGAAACACTACAGGGTGTATGTGGAGCTGCCCTGTGTGAAAATGTCGAAGGCTCCTTCCTCTGTGTCTGCCCCAACAGCCCGGAGGAGTTTGACCCCATGACTGGACGCTGTGTTCCCCCACGAACTTCTGCTG GCACGTTCCCAGGCTCGCAGCCCCAGGCACCTGCTAGCCCTGTTCTGCCCGCCAGGCCACCTCCGCCACCCCTGCCCCGCCGACCCAGCACACCTAGGCAGGGCCCTGTGGGGAGCGGGCGCCGGGAGTGCTACTTTGACACAGCGGCCCCGGATGCATGTGACAACATCCTGGCTCGGAATGTGACGTGGCAGGAGTGCTGCTGTACTGTGGGTGAGGGCTGGGGCAGCGGCTGCCGCATCCAGCAGTGCCCGGGCACCGAGACAG CTGAGTACCAGTCATTGTGCCCTCACGGCCGGGGCTACCTGGCGCCCAGTGGAGACCTGAGCCTCCGGAGAG ACGTGGACGAATGTCAGCTCTTCCGAGACCAGGTGTGCAAGAGTGGCGTGTGCGTGAACACGGCCCCGGGCTACTCATGCTATTGCAGCAACGGCTACTACTACCACACACAGCGGCTGGAGTGCATCG ATAACGACGAGTGCGCCGATGAGGAACCGGCCTGTGAGGGCGGCCGCTGTGTCAACACTGTGGGCTCTTATCACTGTACCTGCGAGCCCCCACTGGTGCTGGATGGCTCGCAGCGCCGCTGCGTCTCCAACGAGAGCCAGAGCCTCG ATGACAATCTGGGAGTGTGCTGGCAGGAAGTGGGGGCTGACCTCGTGTGCAGCCACCCTCGGCTGGACCGTCAGGCCACCTACACAGAGTGCTGCTGCCTGTATGGAGAGGCCTGGGGCATGGACTGCGCCCTCTGCCCTGCGCAGGACTCAG ATGACTTCGAGGCCCTGTGCAATGTGCTACGCCCCCCCGCATATAGCCCCCCGCGACCAGGTGGCTTTGGACTCCCCTACGAGTACGGCCCAGACTTAGGTCCACCTTACCAGGGCCTCCCGTATGGGCCTGAGTTGTACCCACCACCTGCGCTACCCTACGACCCCTACCCACCGCCACCTGGGCCCTTCGCCCGCCGGGAGGCTCCTTACGGGGCACCCCGCTTCGACATGCCAGACTTTGAGGACGATGGTGGCCCCTATGGCGAATCTGAGGCTCCTGCGCCACCTGGCCCGGGCACCCGCTGGCCCTATCGGTCCCGGGACACCCGCCGCTCCTTCCCAGAGCCCGAGGAGCCTCCTGAAGGTGGAAGCTATGCTG GTTCCCTGGCTGAGCCCTACGAGGAGCTGGAGGCGGAGGAGTGCGGGATCCTGGACGGCTGCACCAACGGCCGCTGCGTGCGCGTCCCCGAAGGCTTCACCTGCCGTTGCTTCGACGGCTACCGCCTGGACATGACCCGCATGGCCTGCGTTG ACATCAACGAGTGTGATGAGGCCGAGGCTGCCTCCCCGCTGTGCGTCAACGCGCGCTGCCTCAACACGGATGGCTCCTTCCGCTGCATCTGCCGCCCGGGATTCGCACCCACGCACCAGCCGCACCACTGTGCGCCCGCACGGCCCCGGGCCTGA